Sequence from the Aquimarina sp. Aq107 genome:
CATCAAGAATATCACTACCAGTATGCATATGGATACCATTGATATTCATACCTGTGTTTTCTACAATTCTTAGAATATGTGGAATTTGATGGATAGATATTCCAAATTTACTATCAATATGACCGACTGAGATTTTGCTATTTCCTCCTGCCATAACATGCGGATTAATTCTAATACAAACAGGTACGTCTGGATGTTTTGTTCCGAATTGCTCCAGTATAGATAAGTTGTCAATATTTATCTGTACACCCATTTCAGAAACTTTCTCAATCTCTTCTAAGGACACACCATTAGGAGTAAATATAATATTGGCTGGTTCTACACCTGCTAATAAACCTAATTTAACCTCTTGTATGGATACAGTGTCTAATCCAGCACCTAATGAATTCATTAGTTTTAAAATCGCAAGATTAGACAATGCCTTGACAGCATAGTTAAGTTTAACGTGTTTCACCTGTTTAAAAGCGTTTGTTAGGCGTTCATATTGTGAAACAATTTTTTCGGAGTCATAAACATATATAGGACTCCCAAACTCTTCTGCGATTGCTAATAAATTTGCGTTTTCCATGGTAATTAAATTAAGCTTACGAAATTACTATTTTTGCTATAAATTTCCTCTAAGCGCCGCGTAATTAGTATAAAATTATGTAATCCTAAAAAAAATAAGCTTCAAATAACGAATTTTTACTTTTTGAACAGATATCATACATATTGTAGTAGTTTATTTAGTATTTTTAAATAAAAAAATGTTAGCACTCTTTCCTTTACAAATGGTTGTATATCCAGGCGAACGATTGCCTCTCCATATCTTTGAAAAGAGATATCAACAGTTGATTGCTGATTGTGAAGAAGAAGGTATCTCTTTTGGAGTGCCAACTTTTATTGATAAAAAGCTTGAATATGGCACAGAAGTTACTCTGCAAAAAGTAGAGAAAAGATATCCTGATGGAGGTAGCGATGTGGTATGTTTAGGTACTAGAGTATTTAAAATTGATAGTTTTCTTCCCAAACTTCCTGGTAAACTATATGCAGGTGGAGAAGTACAATATTTGGAAGATAATGAAAATGGTATAGAGGAGTTACAAGAAGAATTATTAAAAAACATAGCAATTTTATACGTAGAGTTAACTATAGAAAAACCTCCAGTATTCAATATACCATTTATAAGTTACCAAGTAGCACATAAGGTAGGCTTAGCATTACATCAAGAATATCATTTGTTAAAATTGAGAAGTGAATTAGAACGACTTAATTATCTTATTGGACATTTAAAAATTACAATTCCGGTAGTTAGGGAAATGAATAGGGCTAAAGAAGTAATTAAAATGAATGGACATTTTAAGAATTTTGACCCTTTAGATTTTGAAGATTTTAAATTATAAGTTATTCATAATTCGAATTCAACTAAATTTTTATGTTATTTTTTGGGATAATATAAGAGCTCCTATTATATAACTTTTTTTACCAGAAAAGATTGGCACAGTAACTTCACTTTTCCTATTTTTGAAACTCCTATTCAAAAGGCAAAAAATAAGACTATGAACTTACACGAATATCAGGGTAAAGAGATATTAAGTAGCTTTGGTGTGCGCATCCAGCGAGGTATTGTTGCACAGAATGCTAAAGAAGCAGTTGCTGCTGCAAAACAATTAACGGCAGAAACAGGTACTGGGTGGCATGTGATTAAGGCACAAGTACACGCCGGTGGTAGAGGAAAAGGTGGAGGTGTGAAACTTGCTAAAAATCTTCAAGAAGTTGAGGATATAGCAGGGCAGATCATTGGGATGAATTTGATAACTCCTCAAACATCTGCAGAAGGAAAAAAAGTACACCAAGTATTAGTTGCAGAAGATGTATATTATCCTGGAGATAGTGAACCGGACGAATTTTATATTTCTGTATTATTAAATCGTACTACGGGTCGTAATATGGTGATGTATTCTACAGAAGGTGGAATGGATATTGAAACGGTTGCAGAGGAAACTCCACATTTAATATTTACAGAAGAAATTGATCCTGCAGTAGGATTATTACCTTTTCAAGCAAGACGTGTAGCATTTAACTTAGGGTTAAGTGGTGCTGCGTTTAAAGAAATGACCAAGTTTGTAATGGCCTTGTATACTGCATATGTAAAATCTGATTCTTCAATGTTTGAGATCAATCCTGTTTTAAAAACAAGTGATGATAAGATCATGGCAGTGGATGCTAAGGTTACTATTGATGATAATGCATTATATCGTCATAAGAACTATGTGGATATGAGAGATATTAGAGAAGAAAATCCAATCGAAGTTGAAGCGAATGAAGTAGGACTTAACTATGTAGATCTAGATGGTAATGTTGGGTGTATGGTAAATGGTGCTGGTCTTGCAATGGCAACAATGGATTTAATTAAGCAAGCTGGTGGAGAACCTGCAAATTTCCTTGATGTTGGAGGTACAGCAGATGCTAAACGTGTAGAAGAAGCTTTTAGAATTATTCTTAAAGATGAGAACGTGAAAGCAATTTTGATCAATATCTTTGGAGGAATTGTTCGTTGTGACCGAGTAGCACAAGGAGTAGTTGATGCCTATAAAAATATGGGTGATGCTATCAATGTTCCTATTATAGTTCGTTTGCAAGGTACCAACGCAGATATTGCTAAAGAATTAATAGATAATAGTGGATTAGATGTACAGAGTGCAGTACAGTTTCAAGAAGCTGCTGATAAAGTACAAGCAGTACTTGCATAATTTATATAAATAAATTTATACAATATTTTGAAGCGATCCATTATTTGGATCGCTTCTTTTTTTTAGATAAAAACATACTGTTATGAATAAGGAAGTAGGAAAAATAGTTGAAAAATTAGAAATGAAATCACATCCTGAAGGAGGATTTTATAAAGAGACATATAGAAGTGAAGGAGTTATTCCTAAAGATGTTTTAGCAGGAGATTTCTCTGGAGACAGGAACTATTGTACAGGTATTTATTTTTTATTGACATCAGATAATTTTTCTGCCTTTCATAAAATAAAGCAAGATGAGATGTGGCATTACTATGCTGGGAGTTCATTGTATGTTCATGTAATAACTCCAGAAGGAAAATATATTAAGTATGTCGTAGGAATGAATTTAGATCAAGGAGAATCACCACAATTAGTTGTTCCTGCTAACAGTTGGTTTGCCTCTAGTGTAAAAGATAATCAAGGGTATTCTTTTGTCGGATGTACCGTATCACCAGGATTTGATTTTGATGATTTTGTGTTAGCAGAAAGAAACTTTTTAATAAAACAGTATCCGGATCACTCAGAGATAATTTCAAAATATACACGTCAGTAATTTTATTAAGTTAATAAAGTAGTCTTTTTAAGGTTTTGATTGTTAAATAGTCTGATTTTAAATTAGAAGAAAACACTAGCTAAAACTATTGAAAGGAGTATAAATTATGTACTTTTATTTAATAGTCATAAAATTGCTTATAACAAGTTTTTATAGATGTATTAGATAGTTACTTGATATACTTTTTTATAACCATTATTAGAATATTATAAATACAAGAAATAAGAATATGATACCTGAAATAGAGAAATCATTAAATGACCAAGTACAATATGAAGCTACAGCATCTGCTCAATATCTTTCAATGGCTTGTTGGGCTGATGTAAATGGTTACAATGGTATAGCAGATTTTTTTTATACCCAATCAGAAGAAGAACGCGTACATATGACTAAATTAGTCAAATTCATTAATGAAAGAAATGGAGAAGCCGTAATTCCTGCTATCGAAAAACCTAGAAATGATTTTAAATCACTAAGGGAGTTGTTCGAAATCTTCCTAGAAAGTGAAGAGTTTGTAACTGCACAAATTAATAATGTTATTTTTCAATGTTTAGAACATAAGGATTATAATGTACATAATTTTATGCAGTGGTATGTAGCAGAACAATTAGAAGAAGAAGCTGTAGCAAGAACATTATTAGATAAATTAAAGATTATTGGTGATGATAAATCAGGGCATTATTTGTTCGATAGAGATATCAATACTTTTCAGATAAGTAATTCGCAAGAAGAATAGATAACTGTTTGTTAATAAGTCACTAAATAAAAATTAAAGATTCTTTTTTTGAGAGTCTTTTTTTTATATTTTTGCGCTTTATTTAGATTCAATAAAAATTAAATAATAGTGCAAAGTTCCGGTATTCCATCTTTATATTCACCTTGTGCTTCATTAAATTGTGAAGTTAGTTGTGGAGGCAAAAAGAAAAAGTGTTGTAAAAAATACAAGAAGAAAGGTAAATCTAATTGTAAAAGATGTCCAAAACTTTAGATGGACTTTAAAATATATAAATTCTATATAAGCACGCAATAGCGTGCTTTTTTGTTTTAATAAGAAAGAAGATGTTTATCTGTACTTTTTTAATATAGTTTATCTAAATGTTGCTAAATAGAGTTTAGTGAGTTAGTTCTTTTTGAGGATTGAAAAATAAATGAAAATTTATGAACTAAAAGATTGATAGATCCTTGGGGTTTTGCCAATCTTTTTTAGATTTGTATATCTCCCAGATTGTTAGTTTTACCAGCCTACATATAACTAGTTTTTTTATGATAAGATATGTAGTATTATTCTGTGCATTTATTACAAGTGTAGTAACCGCACAAGAAAGTGAGTTTAATAAATTACTTGAGGTGTTTAATGAACAGAATAAAGAAATTCCAGTCGATCTGGCTTTAAAGTATTTTGATTTTAAATCTACAGAAAGAGCAAATGCTTTATTGACAGGAAAAGTAATTGTTAAGACGGATAATTATGTTATCCTGTCAACTATAATGAGCTGTAATGTAGGAGTAAGTTGCGAGCAATCTTCTATTACTTCATTTACTCCTCTTGGTGATAGAGTTAATACTATTTCATTCGAGAGGAAAATAGCTGATTGCTCTTTTGATGATTCAAGAATGTCAGTTTTCGTATCTAATAATTTGTTGGTTTTTAAGGAGGTTAGAGAAAAATTGGATTGTATTGGAGATGGTAAACAAATTGGAATAAAAATGTGGTTAGAATTTCAACCAATAAAAGAAGATGGGACTTTTTCTAAACCTTATACAGATTTAAAAGCAGTAGAGAGGGAGAATTATATATTTTCTCATCGAGTTTTTACTGTAGAGGAGTTAAATGGTAAAACAGAAGAAGAATTAGCAATTATTAAAAATGAGATTTTTGCTTCGCACGGATATATGTTTACTAAAAAGAAGTGGCAGGATTATTTCGAATCTAAATCTTGGTATTTACCGTCAGGTACTGATGCAGCTGATAAGTTAACTGCTATAGAAAGAAAGAATGTGGAATTAATTTTGAGTCTTATACAATGAGATCACTCTTATTAATGATTTTTTTGTTATGTTCTGCGTTATCTTTTGGTAAGGTAAGAACGATTCATGTTTTTGTAGCTCTTTGTGATAACCTTAATCAAGGTATTGTTCCCGTACCAAAAGCAATTGGAAATGGTCAGGACCCTAAAAATAACCTCTATTGGGGAGCTGGGTATGGTGTAAAAACATTTTTTAAACGCAAAACAAAAGATTGGCAACTAGTTAGAGCTATTCCATCTAAGGATCCCCATATTTTAGAAAGGTTATTGTTTAAACATATTAGTAAGGATGTTTATATGTTAGCGGACGCTTATGACGGTGCTAGAATCAAACAGAGTATAGAACACTTTTTGAAATCATCTAATGAACAGATGCTTTTACAAATTGCTGAAAAAAATATGACTTTAGATTTTGGAGGAGGAGCTGATTTATTGGCGTATGTTGGTCATGATGGTTTGATGGATTTTAGCGTGGATGTTAATTATAAAGAATCTGTTGCTAATCCTAAGGATGTTATCATTCTGGCCTGCTATAGCAAAAGTTATTTCTCTCCAGAAATAAGAAAAGCAAAAGCTATTCCCGTATTATGGACCACCCATTTGATGGCACCAGAAGCATATACATTAAAAGCAGCAATAGACGGATGGATTAGGAATGAATCTGGTAAACAGATTGATGAAAGAGCTGCACAATCATATCATAAATATCAAAAATGTGGTATTAGAGGAGCCAGAAATCTATTTACAACAGGTTTTTAGGTTTAAAGTATACCTTTACAGTACTTATACAAGTATACCATAAACCACTAAAAACATTTCCCTTTTTTCAGGGGATTGGTTCTTTTCTATTAGTTATATCTTTGAGTATAATAGGCTAGAAGATGTTTTGTTTTTTAACAAGACTCTTTTTTTGCCTATATTTCTAATATGAATGTAACTACGTTATTTTCATTTTATAACTAAACAACCATGGCTGACAATCAAAAGTATATTAATGATTTGCTTGAAAAAATAGCAATTTTATCTAATAAACAAGAGGTCTTTCGGAGAGAAATTTT
This genomic interval carries:
- a CDS encoding LON peptidase substrate-binding domain-containing protein, which produces MLALFPLQMVVYPGERLPLHIFEKRYQQLIADCEEEGISFGVPTFIDKKLEYGTEVTLQKVEKRYPDGGSDVVCLGTRVFKIDSFLPKLPGKLYAGGEVQYLEDNENGIEELQEELLKNIAILYVELTIEKPPVFNIPFISYQVAHKVGLALHQEYHLLKLRSELERLNYLIGHLKITIPVVREMNRAKEVIKMNGHFKNFDPLDFEDFKL
- the sucC gene encoding ADP-forming succinate--CoA ligase subunit beta — its product is MNLHEYQGKEILSSFGVRIQRGIVAQNAKEAVAAAKQLTAETGTGWHVIKAQVHAGGRGKGGGVKLAKNLQEVEDIAGQIIGMNLITPQTSAEGKKVHQVLVAEDVYYPGDSEPDEFYISVLLNRTTGRNMVMYSTEGGMDIETVAEETPHLIFTEEIDPAVGLLPFQARRVAFNLGLSGAAFKEMTKFVMALYTAYVKSDSSMFEINPVLKTSDDKIMAVDAKVTIDDNALYRHKNYVDMRDIREENPIEVEANEVGLNYVDLDGNVGCMVNGAGLAMATMDLIKQAGGEPANFLDVGGTADAKRVEEAFRIILKDENVKAILINIFGGIVRCDRVAQGVVDAYKNMGDAINVPIIVRLQGTNADIAKELIDNSGLDVQSAVQFQEAADKVQAVLA
- a CDS encoding cupin domain-containing protein, yielding MNKEVGKIVEKLEMKSHPEGGFYKETYRSEGVIPKDVLAGDFSGDRNYCTGIYFLLTSDNFSAFHKIKQDEMWHYYAGSSLYVHVITPEGKYIKYVVGMNLDQGESPQLVVPANSWFASSVKDNQGYSFVGCTVSPGFDFDDFVLAERNFLIKQYPDHSEIISKYTRQ
- a CDS encoding ferritin; its protein translation is MIPEIEKSLNDQVQYEATASAQYLSMACWADVNGYNGIADFFYTQSEEERVHMTKLVKFINERNGEAVIPAIEKPRNDFKSLRELFEIFLESEEFVTAQINNVIFQCLEHKDYNVHNFMQWYVAEQLEEEAVARTLLDKLKIIGDDKSGHYLFDRDINTFQISNSQEE
- a CDS encoding YARHG domain-containing protein translates to MIRYVVLFCAFITSVVTAQESEFNKLLEVFNEQNKEIPVDLALKYFDFKSTERANALLTGKVIVKTDNYVILSTIMSCNVGVSCEQSSITSFTPLGDRVNTISFERKIADCSFDDSRMSVFVSNNLLVFKEVREKLDCIGDGKQIGIKMWLEFQPIKEDGTFSKPYTDLKAVERENYIFSHRVFTVEELNGKTEEELAIIKNEIFASHGYMFTKKKWQDYFESKSWYLPSGTDAADKLTAIERKNVELILSLIQ